cgttacaaagggtttgaggggcgtttcacggtatttcagagtaatttcagagaatttcagggggtttcaaatagcatttcaggagcgtttcaaaggaCTTTGGGATGGGGTCCCTGAAAATTCTCtgtaacttcctgaaacgcctcaaagatcccccttaaaccctctcgaaccccatgtaacgcacctgagacgctcagaaactccccgaaaactcctccgtaacgcttccgttacGCCTCTGGATCCCActggaaatgctctgaaacttcctgaaatgcctccaaaattccccttaaaccccctcggaaccCATGTAACGTACCTAAGACGCTCCGAtacctccgaaaactcctccgtaacacttctgtaacgtctctgaatcccgccggaaatgctctgaaacttcctgaaatgcctctaaaatcccctcggatccGATGTAatgcatctgaacccccaaaaacgcctgcctaacgcctccgaatccctctaagacccacttggagcccatgtaacgcacgtgaaaccctcggaaacccccgaaaacgtacctgtaacgcctccaaaacccgtcgaaaatcctctgaaactctctgcaatgctttcgaaacccccctcagacccccgaaaaccccccatgagatctcctggtaccccgcggaaaccgtttgggactccctgaaactcccctgtaacTTCCATTTTCTCATTCCTATAAACACCCCCTGCCGCCGTTACTATTGCaacgtcattattaaatattcttatgtacAATATTCGTGCGGAGTAGCTTTCCCTCtgtttatgcagggcataaaaaaggtgcataaattaaaagtgcatataaATAACatacataaattgaggttttagtgtataactactCGGGTATCCCCAGACTATGAAGCGCTCTAACAAAGATTGTCCAACTAGTGCTATTGAACTCATTCATTGAATCGAGGGTTACTACTGCACAATCGCCGAATCTCCTCCTCTCAGACAGAAGAGCTGTCTCAGCACTTTTAGTAACCGGCAAGATGTCGTGTTCTCGAGATAACATTTAAGCGGCATGGTCgctcgatatgtgaatatgcaaatcggtattACAGTTTTGAGGAATAAAAATGACTGTTGTAGGTTTGTTCCAATAGTTTCGTAAATTTCATGAGTATgagcaattcctcctgaaattttgcacagattcaatcatggattgctccagagattccttcaagaattcatctagggattccaccagacatatcttcgaggatttgtcctaggatatctttagaggttcctccaggaattgttccagggctgtattcgcggtttcccataggaatttctcgagagatcctttagggtatttcttcagagatttcttcaggaatttctccatatattctttccagaatttcactagaaataattcaaattattcgaaatatttctgcaggaatgtcttctggaaattcttcaagaaaattttactagagattattaaaaaaaataatccataagtttcttcaacattttgtataaaaaaatcctttaggagtccttccagttattccttcaatacttatttatccagggattcttgcagaaattcttccacgaatcagAAATCAGGTATTCTATCTTTCCTGAGATTCCCttaggattgcttccgggatgtctcatgaggttccttcagaaattactccaataaATCCTCTAGGAACTCAGTCGGCAATGCtttctgtaattccttcaggaacaacttctgggattatttaaaaaatgcttcttcctgagattctttcaatcATTCCTACTGGAATGCCTGAGAATTGCTCTTGGGAtggagattcttccggggattacttcaagaactgctacagggatttctccaacagttcctaTACGtactttttcaggattttttcagaatatcctcaagaatttcaatgattttctagTACTTACTcatgggatttctacagaaatttctcctgaaatatctcagaaacagatccttggatttcttcaggaattcgtccaggaattcttccaggaattcgtccaggaattcttccaggaattcctccaggaattcctccagaaattcctccaggaattcctccagaaattcctccagaaatttctccagaaattcctccaggagcttctccagaaattcctttaggaattgttccaggatacTTCTgggaattcatgcagggattcttGTGAAAAATCCtacatgaatttatccaggaattcctcaaggaatttctctagagattcctctaggggtacctttaggaaatcctccagggattcttcctgaaagttctgtagagattcttcaaaagaattttccagaaattcttccagggatttttctatggattctgcaagggattcataaaaaaatatgtgagaattcctccaggaatttcctggagatttctcaagaaatttctctagagattcctccaggaattcttacaggcatttcttcaggaatttctctcgggattcctccagacattgcttcaggaactcctctagggaatcctttagagatttctctaggaattcctcccggatttctttATGGAATGCCTCCTTGctatcttcctggagttcctcctgggatttataTAAGTATTGCTCTAAGGATttatccatgcatttctccagggactcctccaggaactccatcaagAACatatccaggaattaccccaggtatttcttcagcatttcctccaggaatttatccagaaatcgatccaggaattcctttggcaattcctacagcatttcctccaggaatttctccaagaagtctttcagggattcctgaataaattctatcaggaatttgttcatgaattccttcaggaattattccagagaattctcctccagggattcctccagatattactctTGGGATtgtttcacggattctttcaaaaactccaccaggcatccctccaggaattccttcgaggatatttctctaatctctccagagatccttcacgATTACCTCCAATttgtcctccggaaattcatcgctgtaaagcaatttcttcagaaatttctccaggaattcctctagagattcctccaggaatttttccagggctaGTTCTacggaattaccccaagaattccttctgggattctgccaggaatttgtccagacgttccttcaggcattcctgctgaggatcctccagaaattgcttctgggattccttcaaggatttctccagaaattcctaaaggatttttctcagaagtctcccagagattcttccaaaaatttctctaagtatttgttcaggaatttctcaagaggtttcttcagaaatttattcaaaaattcctctcagaatttcactAGGGAATGCCCCAGGCATtcatccacggattcatccagggattttatctagggattgctccgggagttcttccagaggtCCTTCccataattcctctagagatcccatcagaaatatctacagggatgcctccaagtaatcctccaatgatttctttatttttcaaatttcatcaaatttgtcTTGCGAttactccaggtatactttcagaaatttctcaagggattctccctggaagttCTCAAGTGACtcttcaagaatgtcttccaaaagttcctccagggatttctctagggatttctctagggatttctccagggattcatcaatgaatttatgcagggatttcttcaggaattcctctggagatcccTCCATGAAGttttacaggcatgtctccaggggtttctccaggtattcaggaatttctctagggaatcctctaaggattgctcaaggtattcttttaaaaattgctccaagcattcctcctggagttccttcacagatttctttagagattcctccagaggttcatcCAGGCTatactctaggatttcattcaatgCAGAATGAATACTAACACCAGTTACGCTATTTGCTCTTCTTCTTAATTATGTTTGCTCTTGTATTACCAAAGAGCGGAAAATCGCGCAGCGATCTAGcgctcacagaaaaaaatattcatgtaaaattcagcgaaaaatcatgcacataaagggaatgctagaattagtgcatatttacatgagatgtcaagatgatggtttacgcgatggtagGCGGAAATGTACACGATGGTACTGTaactttacattatatctcacgtaatagtgcactaactctagcattctctttatgtccatgatttctccgtgaattttaattacatattttttttctgtgctaTGTTGCCAACGAGTTTTCGATTATAGTTCAATGGAGTTTACTTTCTGGCGAGCACACCGCGAAACACGAATAAACGTGTTGATCGCTGCAGTCGTACTCACGCTTTTTGCTCAGTGTAATCCGTTGCCAGACGTTGTTTTGATTTTGGGCTCGCATAGACAGCTCATGACAACAAAAATCGCGGCTTTTAGTGACACACATTTTTCTCGAGCTTGTTTCTCCCTCCCAAAAGTTgacgattcccggaggaatccgacgatacctggatgaatccctgatggTTACTTTTCAGAAAAACTTTGGCGACATAGGAAACTCGTCATGAAATAGAAACAATAATAACTCGTGCATTTTGAACAAAACCTTCAATTTTTCTCATTTATAAAACACGCAATTTTTATTCTTTATTTATTTGAATCTTCACtaaaatatcataactttttcaattgttTCAAATACTGATTGTTTTCGCAGACTGACGTACATTCGTACTGCTAGCTATAGATAACAGTCATATTTACATTAGTTAAACTGCACCATAAGTTCCCTCCACCCAGCCCCATTAAGCTCCGTCCAGCGAGTAGTCGTAATCTGGTCGTCTTCTCCTGTACGGAACACTCTCGTCATCATCCCACTGTCCTCCACCACCGGCCGTCCCACCCGTCTGCCGCTTCGGTTCAATACTTCGCTGCCATCCGCTTCCTCCTACTCCACCCGATCCGTGCCCGGAGTGCTCATAAACCACATGTTCTCCTCCTCCACTGGCGGCAGCCGCCTTCTTGAACCCATTCTGCAAAGAAAGTTCCAAAGAGCACTCGTCATTGATTCTGTTCGCACTTCCCCTAGCTTACCACCAGCGGTGACTTTGCGACGATTTTATCGAACCATAAAGATAACCAAGGTTATTTACCAGCGTCGAGAACACCAATGCAATCTTGGCCATGATCAGCGCCACTGCCGCCAGGAGGGCCACCTTTCCCAGAACCAGCTGAGCCATCATCGCCATAAAGGCCACTCCACCCATCATGTACATTCCACCTTGGTGTTTGTGCTTATGCTTCTTTCCTCGTGCTTCTGCACCTAACGGAATCAAGGATCGCCCATCCGGGGCCACTAGGCTCAACTGGATTGACCGAGAATCAAGAAAGTCCCGCATCTTCGTTATAATCGTATGCCAATCTACCGGAGTACGTTCCTCTGCTTCCGTCAGAGCAAAGTCCGGATTCTTCCTGATCACTAGGTAACGGGTCACTCTCACTACAGCGTTGCTGTTGATGGCATTGTTCAGAACTCGCACTAGAACGTTCTTCGCACAATCCACAAAGCCAATATCGGCCAAACAGTTTCGAAAGCTGGACACAATTTCAACCGCAGAACTCGGCACCGAACTTGTTCTATTTAGCACTTCTTCCCCGAACGAGTCAACGGCCATCGAATACGTCACCCGAACCGAACTTGCCACGGCGAGAACCGAAATCACGAGCAGCCACTTCATGGTGAAGAAGGCATGTTTTGCGCAACCGAACTGTCAATCGAGTATCCGAAATCTGTCGTGACATTCATCTTTTATAGAGTTCAAAATGCAACAACCTCCACCGCGGCAGCGGATCAAGCACCGCCACCGGTCTTGTTCTAGTAACTTGTATAATTACCGACTTCCAAAATTTCCCAAACCAACAAGAAGCGACGGTATTTAGTCGATCTTCATATCTTCGGGGAACGTGCGGAACCTAAGCATCAACCATGAGTCATTAGCTTAATGAAGAAAAGGCAAACGAGAGTGATTCGACCTCGAAATCAGCAGACGGAAAATCGTCTACCACTGACTGTGGCGGTCTTTCTCTAGCTTCCGGAATGAGTTCACTTGGTTCTGTGCGTGAGCTTTATGTTTTAGAAATCGAAACCAACCGGGGAAAGATGATGCGCTCGCGATAGAGCTCAGCTGCTCAAGCCTCACTCACATATGATCATCATCGCATCGGGCCGGCGGTGGCGACGACGCTGTTGTCGAGATGCATGAAAACCATCGTGGTAAAGGGAGAAAtgggaaaatgtaaacaaatgagTTGTTGTAGCGTAGGTACCTACTATTGGGGGCCCCGTATTGAACGAGAAAGATGCAGAAGGCATTGAGGCCTACGCGTAAGCTGAATTAATTATCCAGGTGAGTGATCATGCTTCGATTCGATTTGGTTGGACTGCGCAGCGAGGAGAAAGGGAGATGGTAGCCCTACTTTTGGTTTCGATCGATGCTGCTGGAAGAACTTTGAACAGGTACGGTTGTTGACTTGTTTGCATGTTCGAAATAAAACTGTATCAAATCTAGTTCTATGACGAcatgcagggccggatttaagggaggGGAGGCAGGGCCCCGGCCTCCCACATtataggggcccccacaaaacgaGTTTTGATTGCTACACATTAGCTTTATTATTCATATTGCTCATATACTGTTCGAAAACCGAAGTCAAAGCtttttgctcatcgcatttgtatctccgaggggccttcacatccgctcgggccccggcccCCCACAATTCTTAATCCGAGCCTGACGACATGCATCAATAATATATTTCAGGCTGCAAGATATGATTTGCCTTATCTTGTAAAACATTCAATGATCGCGTTCAAAACATCTACTACTTCAGCTGAGGCCAACATGGCATACAGTCTAGGATTTTATTAGACGAATTCCTATAAGATGAACTCCTATCAAACAGATTTGTACTAGACAGGGATGAGCGTGTGGCCTCATCACCCCATGGCCTCGGAAGGTGGAGCAGGATAACTGTTTGATTTTATGTTAAATATTGTGGTTTTTACATTTCTCTTCGACACCAAGGG
This genomic stretch from Aedes albopictus strain Foshan unplaced genomic scaffold, AalbF5 HiC_scaffold_39, whole genome shotgun sequence harbors:
- the LOC134284636 gene encoding uncharacterized protein LOC134284636 — translated: MKWLLVISVLAVASSVRVTYSMAVDSFGEEVLNRTSSVPSSAVEIVSSFRNCLADIGFVDCAKNVLVRVLNNAINSNAVVRVTRYLVIRKNPDFALTEAEERTPVDWHTIITKMRDFLDSRSIQLSLVAPDGRSLIPLGAEARGKKHKHKHQGGMYMMGGVAFMAMMAQLVLGKVALLAAVALIMAKIALVFSTLVNNLGYLYGSIKSSQSHRWW